A window of Microbacterium luteolum contains these coding sequences:
- a CDS encoding ferredoxin-NADPH reductase — MKRISHDAWATILGVVYLGLMVNFLVLITASPLVVLLITTDPALSWPLLALAAPLAAPALTGAFTAFREFGRGEPQVVRSFLRGWRATALKALAIGAAATASVVVLLVDVRAVATSPASVMIVPVLALLTVIAVATALVALVALAEAPAARMRDILKAALYLCVRRWYLTVLSFAVLGVQLGLFTTMPAIAIGLTCAPALYVAWANSRYTLRPVLDVEEVRA; from the coding sequence ATGAAGCGCATCTCACACGACGCGTGGGCCACGATCCTCGGCGTCGTCTACCTCGGCCTGATGGTGAACTTCCTCGTGCTCATCACGGCGTCGCCTCTCGTGGTGCTGCTGATCACGACCGATCCTGCGCTGTCCTGGCCGTTGCTCGCGCTCGCGGCTCCGCTGGCCGCACCGGCGCTGACCGGCGCGTTCACGGCGTTCCGGGAGTTCGGACGCGGTGAGCCGCAGGTGGTGCGGTCGTTCCTGCGCGGCTGGAGAGCCACGGCGCTCAAGGCGCTGGCGATCGGCGCCGCGGCCACGGCATCCGTCGTGGTGCTGCTCGTCGACGTGCGCGCGGTCGCCACGTCGCCCGCCTCGGTGATGATCGTTCCGGTGCTCGCCCTGCTGACGGTGATCGCGGTGGCCACCGCACTCGTGGCGCTCGTCGCCCTCGCCGAAGCGCCGGCAGCGCGGATGCGCGACATCCTCAAGGCCGCGCTCTACCTGTGCGTGCGGCGCTGGTACCTCACCGTCCTGTCGTTCGCCGTGCTCGGCGTGCAGCTCGGACTGTTCACCACGATGCCCGCGATCGCGATCGGGCTGACCTGCGCCCCCGCCCTGTACGTGGCGTGGGCGAACAGCCGGTACACCCTCCGGCCCGTGCTCGATGTCGAAGAGGTGCGTGCGTGA
- a CDS encoding hydroxyacid dehydrogenase codes for MTVRTAMSPEVFDLLFDDARLERLRSLASSSRLAIDDGDISDTEILLTSWGAPRLDAALLDRMPRLRAVVHAAGSVQQLVSDDLWLRDIVVTSAADANAVPVAEYTFATIILSFKRAFVHMRSPSTVVEWRDLVGSARYGSVGRTVGVVGFSRIGRRVVRMLGQLDDIRVLVADPFVSPEAVTAAGAELMPLDEMLGQVDVLSLHAPALPETRNMIGAAELAALRDGATIINTARGWILDHEALLAECASGRLDAVLDVTEPDPLPTDAALRKLPNVALTPHIAGSMGTEARRLADSALDDVEALLHGGVPSQVITRLDMELSA; via the coding sequence GTGACCGTCCGCACCGCGATGAGTCCCGAGGTGTTCGACCTGCTCTTCGACGACGCCCGCCTGGAGCGCCTGCGCTCGCTGGCGTCGTCATCACGGCTCGCGATCGATGACGGCGACATCTCCGACACCGAGATCCTGCTCACGTCGTGGGGCGCTCCGCGCCTCGATGCCGCACTCCTCGACCGCATGCCGCGGCTGCGTGCAGTGGTGCACGCGGCGGGCAGCGTGCAGCAGCTGGTGTCGGACGATCTCTGGCTCCGTGACATCGTCGTGACCTCGGCCGCCGATGCCAATGCCGTGCCGGTCGCGGAGTACACGTTCGCGACGATCATCCTCTCCTTCAAGCGCGCCTTCGTGCACATGCGCTCGCCGTCGACCGTGGTCGAGTGGCGCGACCTGGTCGGCTCGGCGCGGTACGGCAGCGTCGGCCGCACGGTCGGTGTCGTCGGCTTCTCGCGGATCGGACGCAGAGTGGTGCGGATGCTGGGACAGCTCGACGACATCCGTGTGCTCGTCGCCGACCCCTTCGTCTCACCGGAGGCCGTCACCGCGGCCGGTGCAGAACTGATGCCTCTCGACGAGATGCTCGGTCAGGTCGACGTGCTGTCGCTGCACGCGCCGGCGCTGCCGGAGACCCGGAACATGATCGGTGCGGCCGAGCTGGCGGCGCTGCGCGATGGTGCCACCATCATCAACACCGCGCGGGGGTGGATCCTCGATCACGAGGCGCTGCTCGCCGAGTGCGCGTCGGGGCGGCTGGATGCGGTGCTCGACGTCACCGAGCCCGATCCGCTGCCGACCGACGCCGCGCTGCGCAAGCTGCCGAACGTCGCCCTCACCCCGCACATCGCGGGGTCCATGGGCACGGAAGCCAGGAGGCTCGCCGATTCCGCTCTCGATGATGTCGAGGCGCTGCTGCATGGGGGTGTCCCGTCGCAGGTGATCACGCGCCTCGACATGGAACTGAGCGCATGA
- a CDS encoding Gfo/Idh/MocA family protein — MTQTPTREIGIIMNGVSGRMGYRQHLVRSILAIREQGGIELPDGSRITVKPILVGRSEAKLAELAALHGIEDYTTDLDAALADPQWEIYADFLVTKARASAIRKAIAAGKAIYTEKPTAESLEEALELARLAESAGVKTGVVHDKLYLPGLQKLKRLIDSGFFGRILSVRGEFGYWVFEGDWQPAQRPSWNYRTEDGGGIITDMFPHWNYVLENLFGEVKSVYAQAAVHIADRWDEKGEHYTATAEDAAYGIFELEGGIIAEINSSWTVRVNRDELVEFQVDGTHGSAVVGLFGAKIQPRNATPKPVWNPDLEDTRDYDADWQQVPTNDVFLNGFRQQWEEYLVSYVEGTDYPFDLLAGARGVQFAEAGLTSSAEGRKIALSALSLD, encoded by the coding sequence ATGACGCAGACCCCCACCCGCGAGATCGGGATCATCATGAACGGCGTCTCCGGACGCATGGGCTACCGGCAGCACCTGGTGCGCTCGATCCTCGCGATCCGCGAGCAGGGCGGCATCGAGCTGCCCGACGGCTCCCGCATCACGGTGAAGCCGATCCTGGTCGGCCGCAGCGAGGCCAAGCTCGCCGAGCTCGCAGCGCTGCACGGCATCGAGGACTACACGACCGACCTCGACGCCGCCCTCGCCGACCCGCAGTGGGAGATCTACGCCGACTTCCTCGTGACCAAGGCCCGTGCGTCCGCGATCCGCAAGGCGATCGCCGCCGGCAAGGCGATCTACACCGAGAAGCCCACCGCCGAATCGCTCGAGGAGGCCCTCGAGCTCGCCCGTCTCGCCGAGAGCGCCGGCGTCAAGACCGGGGTCGTGCACGACAAGCTCTACCTCCCGGGCCTGCAGAAGCTCAAGCGCCTGATCGACTCCGGCTTCTTCGGCCGCATCCTGTCGGTGCGCGGCGAGTTCGGCTACTGGGTCTTCGAGGGCGACTGGCAGCCCGCCCAGCGCCCGAGCTGGAACTACCGCACGGAAGACGGCGGCGGCATCATCACCGACATGTTCCCGCACTGGAACTACGTGCTGGAGAACCTGTTCGGCGAGGTGAAGAGCGTATACGCCCAGGCCGCCGTGCATATCGCCGACCGCTGGGACGAGAAGGGCGAGCACTACACCGCCACCGCCGAGGATGCGGCGTACGGCATCTTCGAGCTCGAGGGCGGCATCATCGCCGAGATCAACTCCTCGTGGACCGTGCGCGTCAACCGCGACGAGCTCGTCGAGTTCCAGGTCGACGGCACGCACGGCTCGGCGGTCGTCGGGCTCTTCGGCGCCAAGATCCAGCCCCGCAACGCGACGCCCAAGCCGGTGTGGAACCCCGACCTCGAGGACACCCGCGACTACGACGCCGACTGGCAGCAGGTGCCGACCAACGACGTGTTCCTCAACGGCTTCCGCCAGCAGTGGGAGGAGTACCTGGTCTCCTACGTGGAGGGCACCGACTACCCGTTCGACCTGCTCGCCGGTGCCCGCGGTGTGCAGTTCGCCGAGGCGGGCCTGACGTCGAGCGCCGAGGGCCGCAAGATCGCGCTGTCCGCGCTGAGCCTGGACTGA
- a CDS encoding dihydrodipicolinate synthase family protein: MSTLRLLAADGTVTDAALNAGGSFTRPASALQSRVAYAAAHVVPKTHADNTPGQPADIDWDSTLAFRRNVYSWGLGVADAMDTAQRNMGLDAAATRELIARSAEVAREEGGSVVVGVNTDHLTESHVSIDQVIDAYKEQLHFTEEQGAGPVLMASRHLARVATGADDYRRVYREVLESATVPVVLHWLGTAFDPELAGYFGAPDWQTASEVLLEVIGENPGKVAGVKMSLLNAESEISVREQLPEGVRMFTGDDFNYVSLIGGDTTRSLSDTLTRWRSLSAGLRETKRGHSDALLGAFAAITPVASAAIQALDAGDPDRYLEILGPTEELSRQVFAAPTFYYKTGVAFLSWLNGHQSAFQMVGGLHSARSLPHLSRIVELANASLALEVPELARERWHGMLRLNGVDV; encoded by the coding sequence ATGAGCACGCTCCGACTCCTCGCCGCCGACGGGACGGTGACGGATGCCGCGCTGAACGCGGGCGGATCCTTCACCCGTCCGGCATCCGCTCTGCAGAGCCGCGTGGCCTATGCGGCCGCGCACGTCGTGCCGAAGACGCACGCCGACAACACCCCGGGTCAGCCCGCCGACATCGACTGGGACTCGACGCTCGCCTTCCGGCGGAACGTGTACTCCTGGGGCCTCGGCGTCGCCGACGCCATGGACACCGCCCAGCGGAACATGGGACTGGATGCTGCGGCCACCCGCGAGCTCATCGCTCGCAGCGCCGAGGTCGCGCGCGAGGAGGGCGGCTCGGTCGTGGTCGGCGTCAACACCGACCACCTGACCGAGTCGCACGTCTCGATCGACCAGGTGATCGACGCCTACAAGGAGCAGTTGCACTTCACCGAGGAGCAGGGTGCCGGCCCCGTGCTGATGGCCTCGCGGCATCTCGCGCGGGTCGCGACGGGCGCCGACGACTACCGCCGCGTCTACCGGGAGGTGCTCGAGTCGGCCACCGTGCCGGTCGTGCTGCACTGGCTCGGCACGGCCTTCGACCCGGAGCTCGCCGGCTACTTCGGCGCACCGGACTGGCAGACGGCATCCGAGGTCCTGCTCGAGGTGATCGGCGAGAACCCGGGCAAGGTCGCCGGCGTCAAGATGAGCCTGCTGAACGCGGAGTCCGAGATCTCGGTCCGCGAGCAGCTGCCGGAGGGCGTGCGCATGTTCACGGGCGACGACTTCAACTACGTGAGCCTGATCGGGGGAGACACCACCCGGTCGTTGAGCGACACTTTGACTCGCTGGCGCTCGCTCAGTGCGGGTCTTCGCGAGACGAAACGCGGACACTCCGACGCGCTGCTCGGGGCGTTCGCCGCCATCACGCCGGTGGCATCCGCGGCGATCCAGGCGCTCGACGCGGGGGATCCCGACCGGTACCTCGAGATCCTCGGCCCGACCGAGGAGCTCAGCCGCCAGGTCTTCGCCGCACCGACGTTCTATTACAAGACGGGCGTCGCTTTCCTGTCCTGGCTCAACGGCCACCAGTCCGCGTTCCAGATGGTCGGCGGCCTGCACTCGGCGCGGAGCCTTCCGCACCTCAGCCGCATCGTCGAGCTCGCGAACGCATCGCTCGCGCTCGAAGTGCCCGAGCTCGCCCGGGAGCGCTGGCACGGCATGCTGCGCCTGAACGGAGTGGACGTATGA
- a CDS encoding sugar phosphate isomerase/epimerase family protein, with the protein MTSPDPRLSINQATIKHADLATALRVTADAGVQAIGLWREPVNEVGLDAAARMLTDSGLRFTTHCRGGFFTLPAGPARDAALDDNRRAIEETATLAAAGADGSTAVLVLVAGGLPEGSRDLIGARERVRDAIGALAPDAEAAGVTLAIEPLHPMYASDRAVVSTLGQALDIAADFDAKVVGAAVDTFHIWWDPQVLDQIARAGREGRIATYQVCDWKTPLAADVLLSRHYTGEGVIDFGSLTRAVIDTGYDRDIEVELFNADIWADAPSNVVRRTAETFAAAVSPHLR; encoded by the coding sequence ATGACCAGCCCGGACCCCCGCCTCTCGATCAACCAGGCCACCATCAAGCACGCCGACCTCGCCACCGCCCTGCGGGTCACCGCGGATGCCGGGGTCCAGGCCATCGGACTCTGGCGAGAGCCGGTGAACGAGGTCGGCCTCGACGCCGCCGCCCGTATGCTGACGGACTCCGGCCTGCGCTTCACCACCCACTGCCGCGGCGGGTTCTTCACCCTCCCGGCCGGTCCTGCGCGCGACGCCGCGCTCGACGACAACCGCCGGGCGATCGAGGAGACCGCGACGCTGGCCGCCGCCGGAGCCGACGGGTCGACCGCCGTGCTCGTGCTCGTTGCGGGCGGCCTGCCGGAGGGTTCGCGCGACCTGATCGGCGCGCGGGAACGGGTGCGCGACGCGATCGGCGCGCTCGCTCCCGATGCCGAGGCCGCGGGGGTGACGCTGGCGATCGAGCCGCTGCATCCGATGTACGCGTCCGACCGGGCGGTCGTCTCGACGCTCGGTCAGGCGCTCGACATCGCCGCCGACTTCGATGCGAAGGTCGTCGGGGCGGCCGTCGACACCTTCCACATCTGGTGGGATCCGCAGGTGCTCGACCAGATCGCCCGGGCCGGACGTGAAGGACGCATCGCGACGTACCAGGTGTGCGACTGGAAGACCCCGCTCGCCGCGGACGTGCTCCTCTCGCGCCACTACACGGGGGAGGGTGTGATCGACTTCGGATCGCTGACGCGCGCCGTGATCGACACCGGCTACGACCGCGACATCGAGGTCGAGCTCTTCAACGCCGACATCTGGGCGGATGCGCCTTCGAACGTCGTGCGCCGAACGGCGGAGACCTTCGCCGCGGCGGTCTCGCCGCACCTGCGCTGA
- a CDS encoding sugar phosphate isomerase/epimerase family protein: MTAIRPGLCSVTFRALAPERIIELAADAGLEAIEWGGDVHVPPGDTVRAAQVAKATTDAGLAVASYGSYFRSGVDEQLTPVLDSAEALGADRIRIWAGSVGSDEATGADWAAVVERLQAAASEAGARGIGLALEFHSGTLADTAPTTLRLLEDVADPGLSTYWQPTVAASVDTVIGEYRALAARTSAAHVFSWWPAKERLPLRARDSLWTRFFAEAKAVADPPRDALLEFVPGDDPELLAGEAAALRAYLGQPG; this comes from the coding sequence ATGACCGCGATCCGTCCAGGACTCTGCTCGGTGACGTTCCGCGCCCTGGCGCCCGAGCGGATCATCGAGTTGGCCGCGGACGCCGGGCTCGAGGCGATCGAGTGGGGCGGCGACGTGCACGTGCCTCCGGGCGACACCGTGCGGGCCGCGCAGGTGGCGAAGGCGACGACGGATGCCGGATTGGCGGTCGCCTCGTACGGGTCGTACTTCCGAAGCGGCGTCGACGAGCAGCTCACGCCGGTTCTCGACAGCGCCGAGGCGCTCGGCGCCGATCGCATCCGGATCTGGGCGGGTTCCGTCGGCTCCGACGAAGCCACCGGGGCCGACTGGGCAGCGGTGGTCGAGCGGCTGCAGGCCGCGGCATCCGAGGCCGGCGCGAGAGGCATCGGCCTCGCTCTCGAGTTCCACTCCGGCACGCTCGCGGACACGGCGCCCACGACCCTGCGGTTGCTGGAGGACGTCGCCGACCCGGGCCTGAGCACGTACTGGCAGCCGACCGTCGCCGCATCGGTCGACACCGTGATCGGCGAGTACCGGGCGCTCGCCGCCCGGACGAGTGCCGCCCACGTGTTCTCGTGGTGGCCGGCGAAGGAACGGCTGCCCCTGCGTGCGCGCGATTCACTCTGGACCCGGTTCTTCGCCGAAGCGAAGGCTGTCGCGGACCCGCCCCGCGACGCGCTGCTGGAGTTCGTCCCGGGCGATGATCCGGAGCTGCTCGCCGGCGAGGCCGCCGCGCTGCGGGCCTATCTCGGACAGCCCGGGTGA
- a CDS encoding LacI family DNA-binding transcriptional regulator, with amino-acid sequence MSASSPPPGPASSSRAGRSARGAAATLHDVARAAGVSLATASRVLNGSERKVAESFRERVEAAAADLGYTANVSAQATARGTSPVIALLVADIADPYFGLIASGVARGADEHGLVVTIAITERDAEREARIVRALRGQRPQGLILAASRTEEPMEAETARELGEYTRLGGRTVTFGPDGLGDRRVEIDNRAGAEALGRRMAERGYRTAIAIGAAEGVRTSDERLAGFRAGFEAAGGTIERVLRGDFRRESGAAAMTETLGEGVATGTLVFAISDVVAIGAMSAIRDAGRQVGADIAVCGFDDVPSSSDVTPALTTVRVPLSEVGYQAFRATVDPDWQQPPLPLEVIVRASTPEVAA; translated from the coding sequence ATGAGCGCGTCTTCGCCGCCCCCGGGTCCTGCGTCCTCCTCGCGTGCGGGGCGGTCCGCACGCGGAGCAGCAGCGACGTTGCACGACGTCGCCCGAGCGGCCGGTGTGTCCCTCGCCACGGCATCCCGCGTGCTGAACGGCTCGGAGCGCAAGGTCGCCGAGTCCTTCCGTGAGCGCGTGGAGGCGGCAGCGGCAGACCTCGGCTACACCGCCAATGTCTCCGCTCAAGCGACCGCGCGCGGCACCTCGCCGGTGATCGCGCTGCTCGTCGCCGACATCGCCGACCCCTACTTCGGTCTGATCGCGTCAGGCGTCGCGCGCGGCGCAGACGAGCACGGCCTGGTCGTCACGATCGCGATCACCGAGCGCGACGCCGAGAGGGAGGCCAGGATCGTCCGGGCGCTCCGCGGTCAAAGACCTCAGGGACTCATCCTCGCGGCATCGCGGACCGAGGAGCCGATGGAGGCGGAGACCGCACGCGAGCTCGGCGAATACACCAGGCTCGGCGGACGCACGGTCACGTTCGGCCCGGACGGCCTCGGCGATCGCCGGGTGGAGATCGACAACCGCGCCGGAGCCGAGGCTCTCGGGCGCCGCATGGCAGAGCGCGGATACCGCACGGCCATCGCGATCGGCGCGGCGGAGGGCGTGCGCACCTCGGACGAGCGTCTCGCCGGCTTCCGCGCGGGTTTCGAGGCCGCAGGCGGAACGATCGAGCGCGTGCTGCGCGGCGACTTCCGACGGGAGTCCGGGGCCGCCGCGATGACCGAGACCCTCGGCGAGGGCGTGGCGACGGGAACTCTCGTCTTCGCGATCAGCGACGTGGTCGCGATCGGCGCGATGTCGGCGATCCGTGACGCCGGCAGACAGGTCGGCGCCGACATCGCCGTCTGCGGCTTCGACGATGTACCGTCCAGCAGCGACGTCACCCCCGCCCTCACGACCGTGCGGGTGCCGCTGAGCGAGGTGGGGTACCAGGCCTTCCGCGCGACGGTCGACCCGGACTGGCAGCAGCCCCCGCTGCCGCTCGAGGTCATCGTGCGCGCGAGCACCCCGGAGGTGGCGGCATGA
- a CDS encoding glycerate kinase — protein sequence MTRIVLAPDSFKGTITAVDAAVALQTGWTDVDPGAEFVHRPMADGGEGTVAAFAAAVPGSRRMPVTVEGPTGADIDTSWLLLPPTGDAAGGTAVIDLASTSGIELLDQLRPWDADTTGFGQAIGAALDHGVSRVVVGIGSSGSTDGGAGMLSALGARFLDAAGAPVARGARGLADIASVDLSGLRTAPDVRVLTDVTNPLVGPRGASAVFGPQKGLNSVADITLADRGLGNLAALLGLDPDQPGTGAAGGTGGALVVWGGVLAPGAAEVAELIGLADAIADADVVITGEGSYDGQSGDGKVPSFIASLAVDAGVRAMLAAGRITADADTSLFTASASLTDLAGSSDAALAEPARWLRAAGAELARRS from the coding sequence ATGACGCGGATCGTGCTGGCTCCGGACAGCTTCAAGGGCACGATCACCGCGGTCGACGCCGCCGTCGCCCTGCAGACGGGATGGACCGACGTCGACCCCGGTGCGGAGTTCGTGCACCGCCCGATGGCCGACGGCGGCGAGGGGACGGTCGCGGCTTTCGCGGCGGCGGTTCCCGGCTCGCGGCGCATGCCCGTGACCGTCGAAGGGCCCACCGGCGCGGACATCGACACGTCGTGGCTGCTGCTGCCGCCGACCGGCGACGCGGCAGGCGGAACCGCCGTGATCGATCTCGCCTCGACATCGGGCATCGAGCTCCTCGACCAGCTCCGCCCCTGGGACGCCGACACGACCGGCTTCGGCCAGGCGATCGGCGCAGCCCTCGACCACGGCGTCTCGCGGGTGGTCGTCGGCATCGGCTCCAGCGGGTCGACAGACGGCGGAGCCGGGATGCTGTCCGCTCTCGGAGCCCGATTCCTCGACGCCGCGGGCGCCCCCGTCGCGCGCGGGGCCCGCGGTCTCGCGGACATCGCCTCCGTCGACCTGTCCGGTCTGCGCACCGCGCCGGATGTGCGCGTGCTCACCGACGTCACGAATCCCCTGGTCGGGCCGCGCGGCGCCTCCGCCGTCTTCGGGCCGCAGAAGGGACTGAACTCCGTCGCCGACATCACGCTCGCCGACCGCGGGCTCGGCAATCTCGCCGCACTGCTCGGCCTCGACCCGGATCAGCCGGGAACAGGTGCCGCGGGCGGCACGGGAGGGGCGCTCGTCGTCTGGGGAGGCGTGCTCGCCCCCGGAGCCGCCGAGGTGGCGGAACTCATCGGGCTCGCCGACGCGATCGCCGACGCCGACGTGGTCATCACGGGCGAGGGGTCGTACGACGGTCAGTCCGGCGACGGAAAGGTCCCGTCGTTCATCGCGTCCCTCGCCGTCGACGCCGGCGTCCGGGCGATGCTCGCCGCGGGACGCATCACCGCCGACGCCGACACGAGCCTGTTCACGGCATCCGCTTCGCTCACCGACCTGGCGGGATCCTCGGATGCCGCCCTCGCCGAGCCCGCACGCTGGCTGCGGGCGGCCGGCGCGGAGCTCGCCCGCAGGAGCTAG
- the pgm gene encoding phosphoglucomutase (alpha-D-glucose-1,6-bisphosphate-dependent) — protein sequence MTSRAGLPAEDTDLIDVDELIAAYYDRVPNPEVAAERVVFGTSGHRGSSLSNSFNETHILATTQAIVDYRASQGITGPLFLGRDTHALSLPAERSAIEVLLANGVDVRVDSRDAWVPTPALSHAILTYNRTLVSGEGNAGRADGIVVTPSHNPPRDGGFKYNPPHGGPADTDATGWIADRANELIASGLDGVKRERFADVDWDAITGYDFRDAYVRDLPSIIDVDAIRRAGVRIGADPLGGASVEYWALIAEVHDLDLTVVNPEVDPTWRFMTLDWDEKIRMDPSSPSAMASLVAKKGDYDVLTGNDADADRHGIVTPDAGLMNPNHYLAVAIDYLYSHRSEWPRDAAIGKTLVSSMIIDRVAESLGRRLLEVPVGFKWFVPGLLDGSVAFGGEESAGASFLRRDGSVWSTDKDGILLCLLAAEIIAVTGKTPSERYAELEQAFGSSAYQRVDAPATPEQKATLGKLSPDAVAATSLAGEDITAKLSHAPGNGAAIGGLKVQTEHAWFAARPSGTEDVYKLYAESLRGPEHLAEVQAEARAVVSAALGG from the coding sequence ATGACGAGCCGTGCCGGCCTCCCCGCGGAGGACACTGACCTGATCGACGTCGACGAGCTGATCGCCGCCTACTACGACCGTGTGCCGAATCCGGAGGTCGCCGCGGAGCGCGTCGTCTTCGGCACGAGCGGCCACCGCGGCTCCTCGCTGTCGAACAGCTTCAACGAGACGCACATCCTCGCCACCACGCAGGCGATCGTCGACTACCGCGCGTCGCAGGGCATCACCGGCCCGCTCTTCCTCGGCCGCGACACCCACGCCCTGTCGCTGCCCGCGGAGCGCAGCGCCATCGAGGTGCTCCTCGCCAACGGCGTCGACGTGCGCGTCGATTCCCGCGACGCCTGGGTTCCGACGCCGGCGCTCAGCCACGCGATCCTCACGTACAACCGCACCCTCGTCTCCGGCGAGGGCAACGCGGGCCGCGCCGACGGCATCGTGGTGACCCCTTCGCACAACCCGCCGCGCGACGGCGGCTTCAAGTACAACCCACCGCACGGCGGACCCGCCGACACCGACGCGACGGGCTGGATCGCCGATCGCGCCAACGAGCTGATCGCGAGCGGACTCGACGGAGTGAAGCGCGAGCGCTTCGCCGACGTCGACTGGGACGCGATCACCGGCTACGACTTCCGCGACGCGTACGTGCGCGACCTCCCGTCGATCATCGACGTCGACGCCATCCGCCGCGCGGGCGTGCGCATCGGCGCGGATCCTCTCGGCGGAGCATCCGTCGAGTACTGGGCACTGATCGCCGAGGTCCACGACCTCGACCTCACGGTCGTGAACCCGGAGGTCGACCCGACCTGGCGCTTCATGACGCTCGACTGGGACGAGAAGATCCGGATGGATCCGTCCTCGCCGTCGGCCATGGCCTCGCTGGTCGCCAAGAAGGGCGACTACGACGTGCTCACCGGCAACGACGCCGACGCCGACCGGCACGGCATCGTCACCCCGGATGCCGGTCTGATGAACCCGAACCACTACCTCGCTGTCGCGATCGACTACCTGTACTCCCACCGGAGCGAGTGGCCGCGGGATGCGGCGATCGGCAAGACCCTCGTGTCCTCGATGATCATCGATCGCGTCGCCGAGTCGCTGGGCCGGCGCCTGCTGGAGGTGCCCGTCGGGTTCAAGTGGTTCGTGCCGGGCCTGCTCGACGGCTCCGTCGCCTTCGGCGGCGAGGAGTCCGCGGGAGCATCGTTCCTCCGCAGGGACGGCTCCGTCTGGTCGACCGACAAGGACGGCATCCTGCTCTGCCTGCTCGCCGCCGAGATCATCGCCGTGACGGGCAAGACCCCCTCGGAGCGCTACGCCGAGCTCGAGCAGGCCTTCGGCTCCTCGGCCTACCAGCGCGTCGACGCCCCCGCGACCCCCGAGCAGAAGGCGACGCTCGGCAAGCTCTCCCCGGATGCCGTCGCGGCGACGTCGCTCGCCGGCGAGGACATCACGGCGAAGCTGTCGCACGCGCCCGGCAACGGGGCCGCGATCGGCGGTCTGAAGGTGCAGACCGAGCACGCCTGGTTCGCCGCGCGCCCGTCGGGCACGGAAGACGTCTACAAGCTGTACGCCGAGAGCCTGCGCGGCCCGGAGCACCTCGCCGAGGTGCAGGCCGAGGCCCGCGCCGTGGTGTCGGCGGCGCTCGGCGGCTAG
- a CDS encoding AraC family transcriptional regulator, whose translation MIYEERAVPAGLERAVSRLWFLEAPRERRFEKILPLPFVHFIVNLSDPYALYDRDGHATVVSAAFLSGIQTEYLVIESPQLIRHVGVELRPEGLSVLTRVPGAEVARRVQDATAVVPGSERLVAELHGDPSADAALTALSDFLVERAVGWRPDDVVQHALESLHEEPERLIGDLARAAGVSHRTLISRFRGVTGLTPKEYAQVDRFHRFLGAAIASAAVDGTASGSVGAPDWTALAGASGYYDQPHVIRAFRRFCGWTPTEYHRRIAEFGPDAAYFVPLDEIPVSPQARS comes from the coding sequence GTGATCTACGAGGAGCGGGCGGTTCCCGCGGGACTGGAGCGAGCTGTCTCTCGCCTCTGGTTCCTCGAAGCGCCGCGGGAGCGCCGCTTCGAGAAGATCCTGCCGCTCCCGTTCGTCCACTTCATCGTCAACCTCTCCGATCCGTACGCGCTGTACGACCGCGACGGTCACGCGACGGTGGTCTCCGCCGCCTTCCTCTCCGGCATCCAGACGGAGTATCTCGTGATCGAATCCCCGCAGCTCATCCGGCATGTGGGGGTGGAACTGCGACCCGAGGGGCTGAGCGTCCTGACGCGCGTGCCGGGTGCGGAGGTCGCGCGGCGCGTGCAGGATGCGACGGCGGTGGTGCCGGGCAGCGAGCGTCTGGTCGCGGAGCTCCACGGCGATCCCTCGGCGGATGCCGCGCTGACCGCCCTCAGCGACTTCCTCGTGGAGCGGGCGGTCGGCTGGCGGCCCGACGACGTCGTGCAGCACGCTCTCGAATCGCTGCACGAGGAGCCGGAGCGCCTCATCGGCGATCTCGCGCGTGCCGCCGGCGTCTCGCACCGCACGCTGATCTCCCGATTCCGTGGCGTCACCGGTCTGACACCCAAGGAGTATGCGCAGGTCGACAGGTTCCATCGATTCCTCGGCGCGGCGATCGCGAGCGCCGCGGTCGACGGCACGGCCTCCGGGTCCGTAGGCGCTCCCGACTGGACGGCGCTCGCCGGGGCATCCGGGTACTACGACCAGCCCCATGTCATCCGCGCCTTCCGCCGGTTCTGCGGGTGGACGCCGACCGAGTATCACCGGCGCATCGCCGAGTTCGGACCGGACGCCGCCTACTTCGTGCCGCTCGACGAGATCCCGGTGTCTCCTCAGGCGCGATCGTAG